One region of Erwinia tracheiphila genomic DNA includes:
- a CDS encoding NupC/NupG family nucleoside CNT transporter translates to MSRILHFSLALIVVVLMALLVSSDRKNIRVRFIIQLLMIEVMLAWFFLNSEVGLGFVKSFAGLFDKLLAYAAQGTNFVFGNMNDRGLAFFWLNVLCPMVFISTLIGILQHFRILPVIIRAVGTVLSKINGMGKLESFNAVSSLILGQSENFIAYKDILGKISQRRIYTMAATAMSTVSMSIVGAYMMIIQPKYVVAALILNMFSTFIVLSLINPYRVEHEDDLKLSNAHQGQSFFEMLGEYILAGFKVAVIVAAMLIGFIALISAINALFDTIFGISFQGVLGHVFYPFAWMMGVPASESLQVGSIMATKLVSNEFVAMMDLQKLAGHLSRRGEGILSVFLVSFANFSSIGIVAGAIKGLNEEQGNVVSRFGLKLLYGSTLVSMLSASIAGLVL, encoded by the coding sequence ATGTCCCGCATTCTACATTTTTCTTTGGCACTGATAGTTGTGGTACTGATGGCTTTACTGGTCAGTAGTGATCGCAAAAATATCCGCGTACGTTTTATCATACAGCTTCTGATGATCGAGGTTATGCTTGCATGGTTCTTTCTGAACTCCGAAGTCGGCCTTGGATTCGTCAAAAGCTTTGCGGGTCTGTTCGACAAGCTGTTGGCTTATGCCGCCCAGGGAACCAATTTTGTTTTTGGCAACATGAACGACAGAGGTCTGGCTTTCTTCTGGCTTAATGTACTTTGTCCTATGGTGTTTATCTCCACACTGATCGGTATTCTGCAACATTTCCGCATTCTGCCAGTGATTATTCGCGCAGTCGGCACTGTACTTTCAAAAATCAATGGTATGGGCAAGCTGGAATCCTTTAATGCCGTAAGTTCACTGATTTTGGGACAGTCAGAAAACTTTATTGCTTATAAAGATATCCTGGGAAAAATATCACAGCGCCGGATCTACACGATGGCGGCAACGGCTATGTCCACCGTCTCAATGTCAATTGTGGGCGCGTACATGATGATAATTCAGCCTAAATATGTGGTGGCGGCACTGATCCTGAATATGTTCAGCACCTTTATTGTGTTGTCTTTAATTAATCCATACCGTGTTGAGCATGAAGACGATCTGAAGCTAAGTAACGCACACCAGGGTCAGAGTTTCTTTGAAATGCTTGGCGAGTATATCCTCGCTGGATTTAAAGTCGCGGTAATTGTCGCAGCAATGCTTATTGGCTTTATTGCATTAATTTCAGCGATTAATGCTTTGTTTGATACGATTTTCGGTATCAGCTTCCAGGGCGTGCTGGGCCATGTATTCTATCCCTTTGCTTGGATGATGGGGGTCCCAGCCAGCGAGTCGCTGCAGGTTGGCAGTATTATGGCGACAAAGCTGGTGTCAAACGAATTTGTGGCCATGATGGATCTGCAGAAGCTGGCGGGTCACTTGTCTCGTCGCGGTGAGGGTATTCTCTCCGTCTTTCTGGTTTCCTTTGCCAATTTTTCTTCCATTGGCATCGTGGCCGGCGCGATCAAAGGTCTCAACGAAGAGCAAGGTAACGTGGTGTCGCGCTTCGGTCTGAAACTGCTTTATGGTTCCACACTGGTTAGCATGTTATCCGCATCTATAGCAGGCTTGGTATTGTAA
- a CDS encoding FlxA-like family protein produces the protein MTEPTKSLSSDTTLTDEQKSEQEQVIDSQIQMVQAQIEQQQAEVAQQKQDSKKEAATHRLIIRPLTALIVLPRPAR, from the coding sequence ATTACAGAACCAACTAAAAGCCTGAGTAGCGATACTACTCTGACCGATGAGCAAAAATCGGAACAGGAACAGGTAATCGACAGTCAGATTCAGATGGTTCAGGCTCAAATTGAACAGCAACAGGCTGAAGTTGCTCAACAAAAGCAAGACAGCAAAAAAGAGGCTGCAACCCACCGTCTGATTATCAGACCGCTGACGGCGTTAATCGTCCTGCCGCGACCAGCTCGGTGA
- a CDS encoding YfeC-like transcriptional regulator: protein MKKEWLTPEELAQETGFSRQTINKWVKKEQWTTVPKPGVQGGKARMIHIDENVRSFLKSTRHVAEPTATYRVTQNSLPALLMTSIQQMNTEEQEQLYSLLLREGIQGMLLRLHIGQEEK, encoded by the coding sequence GTGAAAAAGGAATGGTTAACGCCTGAAGAACTGGCACAGGAAACGGGTTTCAGTCGGCAGACAATCAATAAATGGGTCAAGAAAGAGCAATGGACGACGGTGCCGAAGCCCGGTGTTCAGGGCGGAAAAGCCCGAATGATTCATATTGACGAAAACGTCAGAAGCTTTCTTAAATCGACACGGCACGTTGCCGAGCCAACCGCGACTTACCGCGTAACACAAAATTCTCTGCCCGCTTTGTTAATGACGTCAATTCAGCAAATGAACACGGAAGAGCAGGAGCAGCTTTACTCATTGTTGTTACGTGAAGGTATACAAGGCATGCTACTTCGTCTTCATATCGGTCAGGAAGAAAAATAA
- the gltX gene encoding glutamate--tRNA ligase, protein MKIKTRFAPSPTGYLHVGGARTALYSWLFARNHGGEFVLRIEDTDLERSTQQAIDAIMDGMNWLNLDWNEGPYYQTKRFDRYNSVIDEMLEAGTAYKCYCSKERLETLRETQMANNEKPRYDGLCRNGHPHVDGQPFVVRFRNPQEGSVIFNDQIRGPIEFSNQELDDLIIRRTDGAPTYNFCVVIDDWDMQITHVIRGEDHINNTPRQINILKAIGAQIPVYAHVSMILGDDGKKLSKRHGAVGVMQYRDDGYLPEALLNYLVRLGWSHGDQEIFSIEEMTQWFDLDAVSKSASAFNTEKLQWLNHHYINNLAPEYIATHLQWHIEQEKIDIRTGPELAKLVKVLGERCKTLKEIAATCRYFYEDFDEFDADAAKKHLRPASRQPLELVRDKLAAISEWNAENIHHAIQSAAEQLEIGMGKVGMPLRVAVTGTTQSPSLDVTVEAIGQSRSVARIEKALGFIAEREAQA, encoded by the coding sequence ATGAAAATTAAAACCCGCTTTGCGCCAAGCCCCACTGGCTATTTGCACGTAGGTGGTGCCCGAACCGCACTTTACTCCTGGTTATTTGCCCGTAACCATGGCGGTGAGTTTGTTCTACGTATCGAAGACACAGATTTAGAGCGATCCACGCAACAGGCTATTGACGCTATTATGGATGGCATGAACTGGCTCAATCTCGACTGGAATGAGGGTCCTTACTACCAGACGAAGCGTTTTGATCGCTACAACTCGGTTATTGATGAAATGCTGGAGGCGGGTACAGCATATAAATGCTACTGCTCGAAAGAACGTCTGGAGACACTGCGTGAAACGCAGATGGCAAATAACGAAAAGCCCCGCTATGACGGTCTCTGCCGCAACGGGCATCCTCATGTTGATGGTCAACCTTTTGTCGTACGCTTTCGCAACCCGCAGGAAGGATCGGTTATTTTCAATGACCAGATTCGTGGCCCAATTGAATTCAGTAATCAGGAACTGGATGATTTAATCATCCGGCGGACAGACGGCGCACCGACGTATAATTTCTGCGTGGTTATTGATGACTGGGATATGCAGATTACGCATGTCATTCGTGGGGAAGACCATATCAACAATACGCCACGTCAGATCAACATTCTGAAAGCGATTGGCGCACAAATACCAGTTTACGCTCATGTCTCAATGATACTGGGCGACGACGGTAAAAAACTCTCGAAGCGTCACGGTGCCGTTGGCGTAATGCAATATCGCGATGACGGCTATCTACCAGAAGCATTGCTCAATTATCTTGTCCGCCTGGGGTGGTCTCATGGCGACCAGGAAATTTTTAGTATTGAAGAAATGACGCAATGGTTCGATCTTGACGCGGTGAGCAAATCAGCCAGCGCGTTTAACACTGAGAAATTACAGTGGTTGAATCATCACTATATTAATAATCTTGCGCCCGAATATATTGCCACTCATTTACAATGGCACATTGAGCAGGAAAAAATTGATATACGCACTGGACCTGAACTCGCGAAATTGGTGAAAGTCTTAGGTGAACGCTGCAAGACCCTGAAAGAAATAGCTGCTACCTGTCGCTATTTCTATGAAGATTTCGATGAGTTCGATGCAGATGCAGCTAAAAAACATCTGCGTCCCGCCTCCCGCCAGCCTTTGGAACTGGTGCGCGATAAGCTCGCAGCAATTAGCGAGTGGAACGCTGAAAACATCCATCATGCAATTCAGTCTGCGGCCGAGCAACTGGAAATTGGCATGGGTAAAGTTGGTATGCCCTTAAGAGTCGCGGTGACGGGCACTACTCAGTCTCCCTCGTTGGATGTCACGGTAGAGGCCATCGGTCAGTCCCGTTCTGTTGCCCGTATTGAAAAAGCACTTGGCTTTATTGCAGAACGCGAGGCGCAGGCATAA
- a CDS encoding IS4 family transposase produces the protein MELSQALGIINAATPERARSLADLIPPELIQQALTLTDTVTLRKRKLSLESMIWLVVGMSIFCDRPMTEIVNLMDITDRTGAPFTARSAVIQRRKTLGENAVRELFDITQQHWNQQAAHPKWHGLNLFAVDGVVWRTADTPENRAVFSKHSSQYGEGGYPQVRMVCLMELSSHLIAASAFDSEKVSEMRLAEHLTEKTPNNSITLFDKGFYSMGLLHHWQTAGEHRHWLLPLKKHVQYQVVRRLGRGDELICLKTSPRARKQWPGVPEEMVARLLTRRVDGKERQVLTSLTDPNRYPGKDISELYRHRWEIELGYREAKQGMLDSRWTLRSRLPELVRQELWGVLLAYNLVRYQMVQMAFHLKGDYLPYQLSFSGAISEIIRMLITLPWASPGKMPGELRTLYEQAKWLVLPGRRERSYPRELRVKSRKYPDKKVAGHLK, from the coding sequence ATGGAACTTTCCCAGGCCCTCGGCATCATCAATGCCGCCACTCCTGAGCGCGCCCGTAGTCTCGCCGACCTTATTCCTCCCGAGCTTATTCAGCAGGCGCTCACCCTGACCGATACCGTTACTTTGCGTAAACGTAAACTTTCCCTCGAATCCATGATTTGGCTTGTCGTTGGGATGTCCATTTTTTGCGATCGTCCGATGACCGAAATCGTCAATCTGATGGATATTACTGACCGGACCGGAGCTCCTTTTACCGCACGCAGCGCTGTCATTCAGCGCCGTAAGACTCTGGGTGAAAATGCAGTGCGGGAGCTTTTTGATATCACACAGCAGCACTGGAATCAGCAGGCTGCACATCCAAAATGGCACGGTCTGAATCTGTTTGCTGTCGACGGCGTGGTCTGGCGTACCGCCGATACGCCGGAAAACAGAGCCGTCTTCAGTAAACACAGCAGCCAGTACGGCGAAGGCGGCTATCCTCAGGTGCGAATGGTTTGTCTGATGGAGCTGAGCAGCCATCTGATCGCCGCCAGTGCATTCGACAGTGAAAAAGTCAGTGAAATGCGGCTGGCTGAGCACCTGACGGAGAAAACCCCGAATAACAGTATCACCCTGTTCGATAAGGGATTTTATTCGATGGGTCTGCTTCATCACTGGCAGACAGCAGGAGAACACCGTCACTGGTTGTTGCCGTTGAAAAAACACGTACAGTATCAGGTGGTTCGCCGTTTGGGGCGTGGAGATGAACTGATATGCCTGAAAACCAGTCCACGAGCCAGGAAGCAATGGCCAGGGGTCCCGGAAGAAATGGTGGCAAGACTGCTGACCCGCAGGGTAGACGGTAAAGAGAGGCAGGTGCTGACGTCACTGACAGACCCGAATCGCTATCCGGGTAAAGATATCAGCGAGCTATATCGCCACCGCTGGGAAATAGAACTGGGCTACCGGGAAGCAAAGCAGGGTATGCTGGACAGCCGGTGGACATTACGCAGTCGCCTGCCGGAGCTGGTGAGACAGGAGCTATGGGGGGTACTGCTGGCTTATAACCTGGTGCGATATCAGATGGTGCAGATGGCGTTCCATCTGAAAGGAGATTACCTGCCTTACCAGCTGAGCTTCAGTGGAGCGATAAGCGAAATAATCCGGATGCTGATAACCCTGCCCTGGGCTTCGCCGGGAAAAATGCCGGGAGAACTGAGAACCCTGTATGAACAGGCGAAATGGCTTGTGTTACCGGGTAGAAGAGAGCGAAGTTACCCGAGAGAGTTGAGGGTAAAGAGCAGGAAATATCCGGATAAAAAGGTTGCTGGTCACCTTAAGTGA
- a CDS encoding formate/nitrite transporter family protein gives MSLYSPKEIASVVVNTGIAKSRLPVPSLLILGFLAGVFIATGFLLDIHVINQLPQGWGSFNVLIGAAVFPVGIILTVLAGGELLTGNMMVMPVTWFARKIKVANVLHNLFWVTLANFAGSIAVAWFFGHLLGMTEGDYLKKSVAITNAKIHADFLHAFISAIGCNWLVCLATWPAFGSKDIAGKILGMWFPMMAFVALGFQHVVANMFIIPAAIFAGQIAWADYFPNFVAVFMGNLVEGAIFVGLTYHLAWRLPNSAAPDIR, from the coding sequence ATGTCCCTTTATTCTCCGAAAGAGATTGCGTCAGTCGTTGTCAATACTGGCATAGCTAAAAGTCGTTTACCTGTTCCTTCACTATTGATTCTTGGCTTTCTCGCGGGTGTCTTTATAGCAACAGGTTTTTTACTTGATATTCATGTTATTAACCAATTGCCGCAAGGCTGGGGATCATTTAACGTGCTGATTGGCGCCGCTGTTTTTCCGGTTGGGATAATTCTTACCGTGCTGGCAGGGGGCGAACTGTTAACCGGAAATATGATGGTCATGCCGGTAACCTGGTTCGCGCGTAAGATTAAAGTTGCAAATGTGCTGCATAACCTATTCTGGGTCACTCTTGCCAATTTCGCAGGCAGTATTGCGGTAGCCTGGTTCTTCGGTCATCTTCTCGGGATGACCGAAGGTGACTACCTTAAAAAAAGCGTTGCGATCACTAATGCAAAAATCCACGCTGACTTTTTACATGCCTTTATTTCGGCTATTGGCTGTAACTGGCTGGTTTGTCTGGCAACCTGGCCCGCTTTTGGTAGTAAAGATATCGCGGGAAAAATTCTGGGAATGTGGTTTCCTATGATGGCTTTTGTTGCATTGGGTTTTCAGCATGTTGTGGCCAATATGTTCATCATTCCAGCAGCAATTTTCGCCGGGCAAATTGCATGGGCTGATTATTTTCCTAATTTTGTTGCCGTATTTATGGGTAATTTGGTTGAGGGCGCTATTTTTGTAGGTCTGACATATCACCTGGCGTGGCGTCTGCCCAACAGCGCGGCACCTGACATACGTTGA